A portion of the Luxibacter massiliensis genome contains these proteins:
- the hslO gene encoding Hsp33 family molecular chaperone HslO, whose product MSDYIVRATAANAQIRAFAVDSTELVEEARRRHNTSPVGTAALGRLLTGAVMMGSMMKNPSDMLTLQVKCAGPIGGMTVTADSKGNVKGYVNNPDVMLPPKNGKLDVGGALGAGFLNVIKDMGLKEPYCGQTVLKTGEIAEDLTYYFAASEQVPSSVGLGVLMEKDNTVRCAGGFIVQVMPFIEEEALGRLEENIQEIPPVTTMLDGGHTPQEMLGQVLKGFDMEVTDTLAAQFNCSCSKERIEKAIISIGKKDIQSMINDGEDIEVKCHFCNTAYQYSVDELKVLLEKSH is encoded by the coding sequence ATGTCAGATTATATAGTAAGAGCTACAGCGGCGAATGCGCAAATCCGCGCCTTTGCAGTGGATTCCACAGAGTTGGTGGAGGAGGCGAGAAGGCGCCACAACACAAGTCCGGTTGGGACGGCTGCCCTGGGACGGCTTCTGACAGGGGCAGTGATGATGGGGAGTATGATGAAAAATCCCAGTGACATGCTGACTCTGCAGGTAAAATGTGCAGGTCCTATAGGGGGCATGACAGTGACAGCCGACAGCAAAGGAAATGTGAAGGGATATGTCAACAATCCAGATGTGATGCTCCCCCCAAAGAATGGAAAGCTAGATGTAGGCGGAGCGCTTGGAGCGGGATTTTTAAATGTAATTAAAGATATGGGACTTAAAGAACCATATTGCGGCCAGACAGTTCTTAAGACAGGTGAGATTGCAGAAGATCTTACATACTATTTTGCCGCCTCTGAGCAGGTCCCCTCTTCTGTGGGACTGGGTGTGCTGATGGAGAAGGATAATACTGTCAGGTGTGCAGGCGGGTTTATCGTACAGGTCATGCCTTTTATTGAAGAGGAGGCTCTTGGCAGGCTGGAAGAAAATATACAGGAAATCCCCCCGGTTACCACTATGCTGGATGGCGGGCATACGCCTCAGGAAATGCTGGGCCAGGTACTTAAAGGATTTGATATGGAGGTCACGGATACTCTTGCAGCACAGTTTAACTGCAGCTGTTCAAAGGAACGGATTGAAAAAGCGATAATCAGTATAGGAAAAAAAGATATACAGTCTATGATCAATGACGGTGAGGACATTGAGGTGAAATGTCATTTCTGCAATACAGCATATCAATATTCTGTAGATGAACTCAAGGTATTGCTGGAGAAGAGCCATTAG
- a CDS encoding NAD(+) synthase, with translation MRQGFVKVAAATPDIRVADVAYNTEKICGAMGEAASEGAKIVVFPELCITGYTCGDLFSQEVLLREARNALLKIASFTSDKDMIVFVGTPLSVDGKLYNVAAALNRGEVLGFTTKTFLPNYGEFYEMRHFTPGPQNAQEILFEGNRVPFGPQILFQAASMEELVVSAEVCEDVWSPIPPSIYAAMEGAAVIVNCSASDETIGKDGYRRNLIRGQSARLIAGYVYANAGEGESTTDLVFGGHNLITENGVVLKESERFRNNIIYSEIDIYRLVGERRKNTTFKAPEERKLPRIPFHIELEETELTRRFSQMPFVPDNEQEREERCEEILTIQAMGLKKRLAHTRAKTAVVGISGGLDSTLALLVAAKAFDMLGWEKKRIIAVTMPCFGTTDRTYQNACKMAVQVGAELKEVRIADAVNVHFRDIGHDPEDHNVTYENAQARERTQVLMDIANEKNGMVIGTGDMSELALGWATYNGDHMSMYGVNASVPKTLVRHLVKYAADTAKDRELQEVLYDVLDTPVSPELLPPKEGSIAQITEDLVGPYELHDFFLYYMLRFGYEPSKIYRIAAETFEDRYGTAAILKWLEIFCRRFFSQQFKRSCLPDGPKVGTVALSPRGDWRMPSDACVALWMKDLEAISQAD, from the coding sequence ATGAGACAGGGATTCGTAAAGGTAGCTGCGGCCACGCCAGATATCCGGGTGGCGGATGTGGCATATAATACGGAAAAAATATGTGGGGCGATGGGGGAGGCAGCAAGTGAAGGAGCCAAGATTGTAGTATTTCCAGAGTTATGTATCACAGGGTATACATGCGGGGACTTGTTTTCACAGGAGGTACTGCTTCGGGAGGCGCGCAATGCATTGCTGAAAATTGCCTCTTTTACATCAGATAAGGATATGATTGTGTTTGTGGGAACTCCCCTCAGTGTGGATGGGAAGCTGTACAATGTGGCGGCGGCATTGAACAGAGGGGAAGTGCTTGGGTTTACCACTAAAACATTTCTTCCAAACTATGGAGAGTTTTATGAGATGCGCCATTTTACGCCGGGGCCCCAAAACGCCCAGGAGATTCTTTTCGAGGGGAACAGGGTTCCATTTGGCCCCCAGATTCTTTTTCAGGCAGCTTCTATGGAAGAACTGGTCGTATCCGCTGAGGTGTGCGAGGATGTATGGTCCCCTATACCGCCCAGCATATATGCTGCCATGGAAGGCGCGGCTGTGATCGTGAACTGTTCTGCCAGTGACGAGACAATCGGCAAGGATGGATATCGCAGGAATCTGATACGGGGCCAGTCTGCACGGCTGATTGCAGGGTATGTATATGCCAATGCAGGAGAGGGAGAGTCTACAACAGATTTGGTGTTCGGGGGCCACAACCTGATAACAGAGAATGGAGTTGTCCTCAAGGAATCAGAGCGTTTTAGGAACAATATTATTTATTCGGAAATTGATATATATCGTTTGGTAGGAGAGAGAAGAAAAAATACTACCTTTAAAGCCCCAGAGGAGAGAAAACTTCCCAGAATACCGTTTCATATTGAGTTGGAGGAAACAGAGCTTACGAGGCGCTTTTCCCAAATGCCTTTTGTCCCGGACAATGAACAAGAGAGAGAGGAAAGGTGTGAGGAAATTCTTACCATTCAAGCCATGGGCCTGAAAAAACGTCTTGCCCATACCCGGGCTAAGACTGCAGTGGTAGGGATCTCTGGAGGCCTGGATTCTACCCTGGCCCTGCTGGTGGCTGCAAAGGCATTTGATATGCTTGGATGGGAGAAGAAGAGGATCATTGCAGTGACAATGCCCTGCTTTGGGACAACAGACAGGACATACCAGAATGCCTGTAAAATGGCCGTTCAGGTGGGGGCAGAGTTAAAAGAAGTAAGAATAGCAGATGCCGTAAATGTGCATTTTAGGGATATAGGGCATGACCCTGAGGATCACAATGTGACCTATGAAAATGCCCAGGCAAGGGAGCGTACGCAGGTGTTGATGGACATTGCCAACGAGAAAAACGGTATGGTCATTGGCACCGGGGATATGTCTGAGCTGGCTCTGGGATGGGCAACCTACAATGGAGACCATATGTCCATGTATGGTGTCAATGCTTCTGTGCCTAAGACCTTGGTTCGTCATCTGGTGAAGTATGCTGCAGATACGGCGAAGGACAGGGAGCTTCAGGAAGTGCTGTATGATGTGCTGGATACACCTGTCAGTCCAGAACTGCTTCCTCCGAAAGAGGGCAGCATTGCCCAGATAACGGAAGATTTAGTAGGCCCTTATGAGCTGCACGATTTCTTTTTATATTATATGCTCCGGTTTGGCTATGAGCCAAGTAAGATTTACAGGATCGCCGCAGAAACATTTGAGGACAGATATGGTACAGCCGCCATACTAAAGTGGCTTGAAATCTTCTGCCGCAGATTCTTCTCACAGCAGTTTAAACGTTCCTGCCTGCCTGACGGCCCGAAAGTGGGGACGGTGGCGCTTTCCCCAAGAGGGGATTGGAGGATGCCCAGCGATGCTTGTGTGGCCCTGTGGATGAAAGATCTGGAGGCGATATCACAGGCGGACTGA
- the mgtE gene encoding magnesium transporter: MDKIIFTDLLLQHQYVAARSILEVMNEVDIASLLSELNDRELAIAFRLISKNKAAEVFANMNNSMQTYLVEVFTEKELKDLLDDLYMDDTVDLLEELPANLVTRILDTVSQPERNLINLLLNYPDDSAGSIMTTEYVGLRKTMTVAESMAHIKRTGIHKETIYTCYVTDRRNLAGIVTAKDLMTAEDDILIKDIMETEIISVNTHTDKEEVAQLFTKYDLLAIPVLDADNLMVGIVTFDDAMDVMVEEATEDITKMAAMSPSERPYFETSVFAHARHRITWLLILMFSATITGTIITRYEDAFSAVPLLVSFIPMLMDTGGNCGSQSSTLIIRGIALDEIHFGDIFKVMFKEFRVSLIVGVVLAAANGIRILIMYKNTSLALVIGLSLAVTVILSKLIGCILPLAAKKLHLDPAIMASPLITTLVDTCSILVYFNIATRIFTL; the protein is encoded by the coding sequence ATGGACAAAATTATATTTACAGATCTTCTCCTGCAGCATCAGTATGTCGCTGCGAGAAGTATTCTGGAAGTTATGAACGAAGTGGACATAGCCTCCCTTCTTTCCGAATTAAATGACAGGGAGCTGGCAATTGCCTTCCGCCTGATTTCTAAAAATAAGGCAGCGGAAGTGTTTGCCAACATGAATAATTCCATGCAGACTTACCTAGTGGAAGTCTTCACAGAAAAAGAATTAAAGGATCTGCTGGATGATCTATATATGGACGATACTGTAGATCTGCTTGAAGAACTGCCCGCTAACCTTGTAACCCGGATTCTGGATACAGTCAGCCAGCCTGAAAGGAACCTGATCAACCTGCTCTTAAACTATCCAGATGACAGTGCAGGCAGTATCATGACAACTGAATATGTGGGACTTAGGAAAACCATGACTGTGGCTGAATCCATGGCCCATATTAAAAGGACAGGGATACATAAGGAAACTATTTACACCTGCTATGTCACAGACAGAAGGAACCTGGCCGGCATCGTGACCGCCAAAGACCTGATGACAGCAGAAGATGATATACTTATTAAAGACATAATGGAAACAGAAATTATATCTGTCAATACCCACACAGACAAGGAGGAAGTTGCACAGCTTTTTACCAAATATGATCTGCTGGCCATTCCCGTGCTTGATGCAGATAACCTCATGGTTGGCATTGTCACTTTTGATGATGCCATGGATGTCATGGTGGAGGAGGCAACCGAGGACATCACAAAGATGGCTGCTATGAGTCCCAGTGAACGCCCGTATTTTGAGACATCTGTATTTGCCCATGCCCGGCACCGTATAACCTGGCTGTTGATCCTGATGTTTTCCGCCACTATTACAGGCACGATTATCACCCGCTACGAGGATGCCTTTTCTGCTGTCCCTCTCCTTGTCTCCTTCATTCCCATGCTTATGGATACAGGGGGAAACTGCGGGTCCCAGAGTTCAACTTTAATTATCCGTGGGATTGCCCTGGATGAAATACATTTTGGGGACATATTTAAGGTCATGTTCAAGGAGTTCAGGGTTTCTCTTATCGTAGGCGTAGTCCTGGCAGCAGCAAATGGCATACGAATTCTGATTATGTACAAAAATACCAGCCTTGCCCTGGTTATCGGACTGTCACTGGCCGTTACAGTCATTTTATCTAAGCTTATCGGCTGTATACTGCCGCTGGCCGCAAAGAAGTTACACCTGGACCCTGCAATTATGGCCTCGCCGCTGATCACCACACTGGTGGATACATGCTCCATCCTGGTATATTTTAACATAGCTACCCGGATATTTACCCTGTGA
- a CDS encoding molybdopterin-binding protein, with protein sequence MKLIKTEEAEGCVLCHDITQIIPGVTKDAVFRKGHVVKAEDIPTLLSVGKENLYVWENQEGMLHENEAAEILRQVCQGSFMEASEPKEGKIELTAQINGLLKVSRDKLESLNAMGEIVIASRHGDFPVKKGDKIAGMRVVPLVIEEKKMGRAQAACEGETIFDILPFICRRAGIVTTGNEVYYGRIEDKFTPVVEEKLGEFGIEAIGHTVCSDDPEMVEKAIQEWLAKDVDMVVCTGGMSVDPDDRTPLAIRNVSDQVITYGAPVLPGAMFMLAYAKGIPVVGLPGCVMYAKRTVFDLVLPRLAAGERLACEDFTSLGEGGLCLSCPVCTYPNCGFGK encoded by the coding sequence ATGAAACTGATAAAAACAGAGGAGGCAGAAGGATGCGTGCTCTGCCATGATATCACCCAAATTATACCCGGTGTTACAAAAGATGCGGTTTTTAGAAAAGGCCATGTGGTAAAAGCAGAGGATATCCCAACCCTGCTCTCTGTGGGAAAAGAAAATCTATATGTATGGGAGAACCAGGAAGGGATGCTCCATGAAAATGAGGCGGCGGAGATCCTGCGCCAAGTATGCCAGGGCAGTTTCATGGAAGCGTCAGAGCCGAAAGAAGGGAAAATAGAGCTGACGGCCCAGATAAACGGACTTTTAAAGGTTAGCCGGGACAAGCTGGAGTCCCTAAATGCTATGGGAGAAATTGTAATTGCTTCGAGGCATGGGGACTTTCCTGTAAAAAAAGGGGATAAGATTGCCGGAATGCGGGTGGTCCCTCTGGTGATAGAAGAGAAAAAAATGGGACGGGCCCAGGCGGCATGTGAAGGGGAAACTATTTTTGATATTCTGCCATTTATCTGCAGGCGGGCAGGGATTGTGACTACTGGAAATGAAGTATATTATGGGCGTATAGAGGATAAGTTTACACCAGTTGTGGAGGAAAAGCTGGGGGAATTTGGTATCGAGGCAATTGGGCATACAGTATGCAGCGACGATCCTGAAATGGTGGAAAAAGCGATACAGGAGTGGCTCGCCAAAGATGTGGATATGGTGGTATGCACTGGAGGGATGAGTGTTGATCCGGATGACAGGACTCCCCTGGCTATCCGCAATGTGTCGGATCAGGTAATTACCTATGGCGCTCCAGTCCTGCCAGGGGCCATGTTTATGCTGGCCTATGCAAAGGGCATTCCTGTTGTGGGACTGCCAGGCTGTGTAATGTATGCAAAAAGGACGGTGTTTGACCTCGTATTGCCCAGGCTTGCTGCGGGTGAACGGCTTGCCTGCGAAGATTTTACTAGCCTTGGGGAAGGTGGGTTATGCCTCTCCTGCCCTGTCTGTACATACCCTAACTGTGGGTTTGGGAAGTGA
- a CDS encoding class I SAM-dependent DNA methyltransferase, translating into MKDTTCGPAAYNSFAKVYDTFMDNVPYEEWCLYLRGLLEEYHIKEGLVLDLGCGTGTMAELMAEAGYDMIGVDSSADMLEIALDKRIRSGHDILYLQQDMREFELYGTVRAIYSICDSLNYITEPEEILQVFKWADNYLDPDGIFIFDFNTEYKYREVLGQRTIAENREECSFIWDNYYYEEEKINEYELSLFIKEQDIAEEPLYRKYEETHYQRAYTFVEMKRLVKQSGLRFLAAFDAFTQNAPSEKSERIYMIAGKGE; encoded by the coding sequence ATGAAGGACACCACATGCGGGCCTGCAGCTTATAATAGCTTTGCAAAAGTGTACGATACATTTATGGACAATGTCCCTTATGAAGAATGGTGCCTGTATCTGCGGGGACTTCTGGAGGAATATCATATAAAGGAAGGCCTTGTGCTGGATTTGGGATGTGGGACAGGCACTATGGCTGAGCTGATGGCAGAGGCCGGGTATGATATGATTGGAGTGGACAGTTCAGCGGACATGCTGGAGATTGCCCTAGACAAGCGGATCCGCTCTGGCCATGATATTCTTTATCTGCAGCAGGATATGAGAGAATTTGAATTATATGGAACAGTGAGGGCGATTTATAGTATTTGTGATTCTTTGAATTATATTACAGAACCAGAAGAGATACTGCAGGTCTTTAAATGGGCAGACAATTATCTGGATCCAGACGGAATTTTTATTTTTGATTTCAATACGGAATATAAATACCGTGAGGTTTTAGGACAGCGCACAATTGCAGAAAACCGTGAGGAATGCAGCTTTATTTGGGATAATTATTATTATGAGGAAGAGAAGATTAACGAATATGAGCTGAGCCTGTTCATTAAAGAGCAGGATATAGCAGAAGAGCCTCTGTACAGAAAATATGAGGAGACACATTATCAGAGGGCCTATACTTTTGTGGAGATGAAAAGGCTGGTGAAACAATCAGGACTACGTTTTCTGGCAGCCTTTGATGCATTCACCCAAAATGCCCCGTCAGAGAAGAGCGAAAGAATTTATATGATAGCAGGAAAAGGAGAGTGA
- the ilvB gene encoding biosynthetic-type acetolactate synthase large subunit, with the protein MRQISGNKLLVKALKEEGVDIMFGYPGACTIDISDELYKQNDIQVILPRHEQALVHAADAYARTTGKVGVCLVTSGPGATNLVTGLATANYDSVPLVCFTGQVARHLIGNDAFQEVDIVGITRSITKYGVTVRNREDLGRIIKEAFYIARTGKPGPVLIDLPKDVMGELGSPEYPSEVNIRGYKPNTSVHIGQLKRAIKMLHKARRPLFLAGGGVNIARANDLFTEVAEKTNIPVITTVMGRGAIPTNHPLFIGNLGMHGAYAANMAVSECDLLYSIGTRFNDRITGKLHEFAPKAQIVHIDIDTASISRNIHVDIPIVADAKEALQKMAEYVEPCSTDKWLEQIQAWKEEHPLQMKKHAQMGPKDIIDEINQQFEEAIVVTDVGQHQMFASQYTEITNKKRIIMSGGLGTMGYGFPGAIGAKLGNPDTPVIAISGDGGMQMNIQELATAVLEELPLILCVFNNTYLGMVRQWQKLFYGKRYGMTNLRSGALTRRTEGKEMPPYTPDFVKLSESYGAKGIRVTRREEIGAAFEEAKKNTKTPTLIEFIIDPEEMVYPMIQPGGTLEEMIMDC; encoded by the coding sequence ATGAGACAGATTTCAGGAAACAAATTATTGGTAAAGGCCTTGAAAGAGGAAGGCGTTGATATTATGTTCGGCTATCCAGGGGCCTGTACGATTGACATCAGTGATGAGCTATATAAGCAGAATGATATTCAGGTCATCCTGCCGCGCCATGAGCAGGCATTGGTACACGCGGCTGATGCCTATGCCAGGACAACAGGTAAGGTGGGCGTTTGCCTGGTGACAAGCGGACCGGGGGCCACGAATCTGGTGACAGGGCTTGCAACAGCCAACTATGACAGTGTGCCCCTTGTCTGCTTTACAGGGCAGGTGGCGAGGCATCTGATAGGTAACGATGCTTTCCAGGAGGTTGATATTGTCGGGATAACAAGGAGTATCACCAAGTATGGAGTGACTGTGCGCAACCGGGAGGATTTGGGACGTATTATTAAAGAAGCCTTTTATATAGCAAGAACAGGTAAACCGGGGCCGGTGCTCATCGACCTGCCAAAAGATGTTATGGGGGAACTGGGAAGTCCGGAGTATCCTTCTGAAGTAAATATACGGGGATATAAGCCTAATACGAGCGTCCATATTGGACAGCTCAAACGAGCTATCAAAATGCTGCACAAGGCGCGCCGTCCCCTGTTTTTGGCAGGAGGCGGAGTCAACATTGCCAGGGCAAATGACCTATTTACTGAGGTGGCTGAGAAAACAAACATCCCTGTCATCACAACTGTGATGGGAAGAGGGGCCATCCCTACCAACCACCCGCTATTTATTGGAAATTTGGGGATGCATGGCGCGTATGCCGCAAATATGGCGGTAAGTGAGTGTGATCTTTTGTATTCTATTGGAACCAGGTTTAATGACCGGATTACAGGCAAGCTGCATGAATTTGCCCCAAAGGCACAGATTGTGCATATTGATATTGACACTGCTTCTATCTCCCGGAATATCCATGTAGATATCCCCATTGTGGCAGACGCCAAGGAGGCGCTGCAGAAGATGGCAGAGTATGTGGAGCCGTGCAGCACTGACAAGTGGCTGGAGCAGATACAGGCATGGAAAGAAGAGCACCCGCTTCAGATGAAGAAGCATGCCCAGATGGGGCCAAAAGATATAATTGATGAAATCAACCAGCAGTTCGAGGAGGCCATTGTGGTGACAGACGTTGGGCAGCATCAGATGTTTGCATCCCAGTATACGGAGATTACAAATAAAAAGCGGATTATCATGTCCGGGGGACTGGGAACGATGGGATATGGGTTCCCGGGAGCCATAGGGGCGAAGTTGGGGAATCCGGACACACCTGTTATTGCTATTTCTGGTGACGGAGGCATGCAGATGAATATCCAGGAGCTTGCCACAGCAGTTTTGGAGGAGCTTCCTTTAATACTCTGTGTATTTAATAACACCTATCTTGGCATGGTGCGTCAGTGGCAGAAATTATTTTATGGCAAAAGATATGGTATGACGAACCTCAGGTCAGGAGCCTTAACCCGCCGTACAGAAGGAAAAGAAATGCCTCCTTATACGCCTGATTTTGTAAAGCTTTCTGAGAGCTATGGCGCCAAAGGGATCAGGGTTACACGCAGAGAGGAGATAGGGGCGGCTTTTGAAGAGGCAAAGAAGAATACAAAGACTCCAACATTGATAGAATTTATCATTGACCCGGAAGAGATGGTATATCCAATGATCCAGCCGGGGGGGACTTTAGAAGAGATGATTATGGATTGCTAG
- the ilvN gene encoding acetolactate synthase small subunit, producing the protein MENNTKKRWISLYVENQVGVLSKISGLFSGKSYNLDSLTVGTTEDLTVSRMTIATVSDDETFEQIKKQLNRLVEVIKVIDFTDIFVRMKEILYVKVKKCTKEDKVELFQIADTFKARVIDYGKDSLLLEFVQTATKNDAVIKLMKEEFKNIEVVRGGSVGIESISMMER; encoded by the coding sequence ATGGAGAATAATACAAAAAAAAGATGGATTTCATTATATGTAGAGAACCAGGTGGGGGTCCTGTCCAAGATATCCGGCCTTTTTTCTGGAAAGTCATACAACCTGGACAGCCTTACTGTGGGAACCACGGAGGATCTCACAGTTTCCAGGATGACAATCGCGACAGTCAGTGATGATGAAACCTTTGAGCAGATTAAGAAGCAGCTGAACCGTCTTGTGGAAGTTATTAAGGTTATTGACTTTACGGATATTTTTGTACGTATGAAGGAGATCTTATATGTAAAAGTAAAGAAGTGCACAAAGGAAGATAAAGTAGAACTGTTCCAGATTGCAGATACTTTTAAAGCCAGGGTCATTGACTATGGAAAGGACAGCCTGCTGCTGGAGTTCGTGCAGACCGCCACAAAAAATGATGCAGTTATCAAACTTATGAAGGAAGAGTTCAAAAACATCGAAGTTGTCCGTGGGGGAAGTGTAGGGATCGAATCTATCAGCATGATGGAGCGGTAA
- a CDS encoding branched-chain amino acid aminotransferase, which translates to MDKKNIDWENLGFSYIATEQRYVSNYKDGKWDAGTLTGDANIVMNECAGVLQYAQTIFEGLKAYTTEDGHIVAFRPDLNAQRMADSAKRLEMPPFPEERFVEAVEQVVQANADYVPPYGSGATLYIRPYMFGINPVIGVKPADEYQFRVFTTPVGPYFKGGAKPLTLCVSDFDRAAPHGTGHIKAGLNYAMSLHAIVTAHANGFDENMYLDSATRTKVEETGGANFIFITKDNKVVTPHSNTILPSITRRSLLYVAEHYLGMEVEQRDVYFEEVKDFAECGLCGTAAVISPVGKIVDHGKEICFPSGMEKMGATIQKLYDTLTGIQMGHIEAPKGWIKVIR; encoded by the coding sequence ATGGACAAGAAAAATATTGACTGGGAAAATCTGGGTTTTAGTTATATTGCGACGGAACAGAGATATGTGTCCAACTATAAGGATGGAAAGTGGGACGCAGGTACCCTCACCGGGGATGCGAATATTGTCATGAATGAGTGTGCAGGAGTTTTACAGTATGCGCAGACAATATTTGAAGGACTGAAGGCATATACCACGGAGGACGGCCATATTGTGGCATTTAGGCCAGACTTGAATGCGCAAAGGATGGCAGACTCTGCAAAAAGGCTGGAAATGCCGCCGTTTCCTGAAGAAAGGTTTGTGGAGGCTGTGGAGCAGGTCGTACAGGCGAATGCAGACTATGTCCCCCCTTATGGATCTGGCGCCACATTGTATATCCGGCCATATATGTTTGGGATTAACCCAGTTATTGGCGTAAAACCGGCGGATGAATATCAGTTCAGGGTATTCACTACACCTGTGGGGCCATATTTTAAGGGGGGAGCAAAACCTCTTACACTGTGCGTATCTGATTTTGACAGGGCAGCACCCCACGGGACAGGGCATATTAAAGCGGGGCTCAATTATGCTATGAGCCTTCATGCTATTGTAACAGCACATGCAAATGGTTTTGATGAGAATATGTACCTGGATTCAGCCACCAGGACCAAAGTGGAGGAGACAGGGGGGGCAAACTTTATTTTTATCACAAAGGATAATAAAGTAGTAACGCCGCATTCGAATACAATCCTGCCTTCTATTACAAGGCGTTCACTTCTTTATGTGGCAGAGCACTATCTCGGCATGGAAGTAGAGCAGAGGGATGTGTATTTTGAAGAGGTAAAAGATTTTGCTGAATGTGGCCTCTGCGGTACGGCGGCTGTAATTTCTCCTGTAGGGAAAATCGTGGATCATGGAAAAGAGATCTGTTTCCCAAGCGGAATGGAGAAAATGGGCGCAACAATACAGAAATTGTATGATACACTGACAGGAATCCAGATGGGCCATATTGAAGCTCCAAAGGGTTGGATTAAGGTAATCAGGTAA
- a CDS encoding [Fe-Fe] hydrogenase large subunit C-terminal domain-containing protein, translated as MQDKSFEELYKDILNRKVCLDEPLPPGYDPRHLDCLLHPEKYAPVIYTESCSECSDSFERACSNSCVFDAIEESEDGKLHINPDKCTGCAVCVEACENRKLTAGRDILAAMKRVREGKGPAYALVAPAFLGQFGEQATAGKLRAAFQALGFEGMVEVALFADILTMKEALEFNRHIHQKGDFQLTSCCCPVWIAMIRKVYNELLPHVPGAVSPMVACGRVVKRLHPDAVTVFVGPCMAKKSEAREPDIADAVDYVLTFQEVKDIFEAAHIHPETLPESEKDHSSGAGRMYAYTGGVSEAVKITAGQLKEDGTFHVEAEQADGIQGCRQLLARLMKGEVTANFFEGMGCAGGCVGGPRAILDREQGRKNVEGYVQEAAFKTPLENPYVMKLMEKLGFGTVEELLEDESLFVRRF; from the coding sequence ATGCAGGATAAAAGCTTTGAAGAATTGTATAAGGATATACTTAACAGAAAGGTCTGTTTAGATGAACCGCTCCCTCCAGGATACGATCCCCGCCATTTGGACTGCCTGCTCCATCCAGAGAAATATGCCCCGGTCATCTATACAGAGAGCTGCAGTGAGTGTTCAGACAGTTTTGAAAGAGCCTGCAGCAATAGCTGTGTCTTTGACGCCATTGAGGAATCGGAAGATGGAAAGCTGCATATCAATCCTGATAAATGTACCGGCTGTGCTGTGTGTGTGGAGGCATGTGAGAATAGAAAACTGACAGCCGGCAGGGATATATTGGCCGCTATGAAGAGGGTACGTGAAGGGAAGGGCCCAGCTTATGCTCTTGTAGCCCCCGCTTTTCTAGGGCAGTTTGGGGAACAGGCAACGGCAGGAAAATTAAGGGCTGCATTTCAGGCCCTGGGATTTGAGGGGATGGTGGAAGTGGCTTTGTTTGCAGACATCCTGACAATGAAAGAAGCCCTGGAATTTAACAGACATATACACCAGAAGGGAGATTTCCAGTTGACCAGCTGCTGTTGCCCTGTATGGATCGCTATGATCAGAAAGGTATACAATGAACTGCTCCCCCATGTGCCGGGGGCAGTGTCCCCAATGGTTGCCTGTGGGCGGGTGGTTAAGCGCCTGCATCCAGATGCAGTCACCGTGTTTGTAGGGCCCTGCATGGCAAAAAAGAGTGAGGCCAGGGAACCTGACATTGCAGATGCAGTAGATTATGTCCTGACCTTCCAGGAGGTAAAGGATATTTTTGAGGCTGCCCATATCCACCCCGAAACATTGCCGGAAAGCGAGAAAGACCATTCCTCCGGGGCGGGACGCATGTATGCATATACTGGCGGGGTAAGTGAGGCTGTCAAAATAACTGCCGGGCAGCTCAAGGAGGATGGGACGTTCCATGTAGAAGCAGAACAGGCCGACGGCATCCAGGGGTGCCGCCAACTGCTGGCAAGGCTTATGAAAGGTGAGGTGACAGCCAACTTTTTTGAAGGGATGGGATGCGCGGGGGGCTGTGTGGGAGGCCCCAGGGCCATATTAGACAGAGAACAGGGAAGAAAAAATGTAGAAGGTTATGTGCAGGAGGCAGCCTTTAAAACACCTCTGGAAAACCCATATGTCATGAAGCTGATGGAGAAATTGGGATTCGGGACAGTAGAAGAATTGCTGGAGGATGAAAGCTTGTTTGTACGCCGGTTTTAG